From Caldilineales bacterium, the proteins below share one genomic window:
- a CDS encoding GAF domain-containing protein, protein MTVLLLSLVPALAVILYGVLLFATWRHGLHSKPNRRFAWYLISMIIWSIGALMMYLDRTHAVAWNRVLLAGASMMPLTFFSFVHAFLGQRRFETWLPIGVLLYFGFLALNVAGLLATDIAVSESGVIQYRFGPVIPLFGIYFAAYIGAAAYSLVRALRVSRDFVVVNRTKFVFIGLIFVLIGSTTNIFSLLGSYPLDIAANALNAAIIAYVIFRYQLIDIDIVFRKGLLYSIPTGIIGVGYFLVISLTVNLLHLVAGYQVLIVSLVVAGVAAVFIQPLRDVTQAWVDKSFYREKYDFAQMIQRLSQTAVSVLDLDRLADMILNELTQTMHIVTAAVVLIDKDSQTYQLRAQRYLPSDLKLTMRSDNPIVDWLAGHHDLLSIEDVEVLPRFRGLWGQERADLEAAKAALFLPLKVHGELVGLIMLGPKRSGIPYTPDEHLNLITLANQTAIAVQNALLYQTTLEEKRRAETILQEAFAGIIVLDRDLHVQTMNPSAEAITGFRANEIAGRSLIEFFDLQMWDEGSPLFAALQDQKVVPPAETALIGARGRRDVLMGVTPLPDGYLLNFIDITRMKEIDRLKSNIVASVSHELRTPLTSIKGYTDLLMGGYAGDDLQLRHQFLTIIGAETDRLVRFVNDLLDLTRLESGRSAGDMDDVYLDEVVRESVRTLAVQAEQSHVQILTVLPDDLPAVHASKHLMAGMVKNLISNAIKFSPSGGQVRVTLQEAPSTLLFEVADEGIGIAPEDLPHLFSKFYRSESAWRSGIKGTGLGLALVKETVEMHHGQIAVESKLGEGTRFLVSLPIAANQAPATNGGRQTPPMAA, encoded by the coding sequence ATGACCGTCCTCTTGCTCAGTCTGGTGCCCGCCCTGGCCGTCATCCTCTATGGCGTCTTGTTGTTCGCCACCTGGCGGCATGGCCTGCATTCGAAGCCAAACAGGCGTTTCGCCTGGTATCTGATCAGCATGATCATCTGGAGCATCGGCGCCCTGATGATGTACCTGGATCGAACTCACGCCGTCGCCTGGAACCGGGTCTTACTGGCGGGGGCATCGATGATGCCGCTGACCTTCTTCAGCTTTGTGCACGCCTTTCTCGGCCAGCGGCGGTTCGAAACCTGGCTGCCCATCGGCGTCCTCCTCTATTTCGGCTTTCTCGCCCTCAACGTCGCCGGGCTTCTGGCCACCGATATCGCCGTCAGCGAATCGGGTGTGATCCAGTACCGCTTTGGGCCGGTCATTCCCCTGTTCGGCATCTATTTCGCGGCCTACATTGGCGCCGCCGCCTATAGTCTGGTGAGGGCATTGCGCGTCAGTCGTGATTTTGTCGTCGTCAATCGCACCAAATTTGTCTTCATTGGTTTGATCTTTGTTCTCATCGGCAGCACAACCAATATCTTCAGCTTACTTGGCTCCTACCCGCTGGATATTGCGGCGAATGCACTCAATGCCGCGATCATTGCCTATGTCATTTTTCGCTATCAACTGATCGATATCGATATCGTCTTTAGAAAGGGCTTGCTCTATTCTATTCCCACCGGCATCATCGGCGTTGGCTATTTCCTGGTGATTTCGCTGACCGTCAACCTGCTGCATCTGGTGGCGGGATACCAGGTTCTGATCGTCTCTCTGGTCGTGGCTGGGGTGGCGGCGGTGTTCATCCAGCCCCTGCGCGATGTCACCCAGGCCTGGGTGGACAAGTCCTTCTATCGCGAGAAGTACGATTTCGCTCAGATGATCCAGCGACTGAGCCAAACAGCCGTGTCTGTGCTCGACCTCGACCGGCTGGCCGACATGATCCTGAATGAATTGACGCAGACGATGCATATCGTCACCGCGGCGGTGGTGCTCATCGACAAGGACAGCCAGACCTATCAGTTACGGGCGCAAAGGTACCTGCCTTCGGATCTCAAACTGACCATGCGCAGCGACAACCCCATCGTCGACTGGCTGGCCGGCCATCACGATCTGTTGAGCATCGAGGATGTCGAAGTGTTGCCCCGGTTCAGAGGGCTTTGGGGGCAGGAGCGGGCCGATCTCGAGGCGGCGAAGGCGGCGCTTTTCCTGCCCCTGAAGGTGCACGGCGAACTGGTGGGGCTGATCATGCTCGGCCCCAAGCGTTCGGGCATCCCCTACACTCCCGACGAGCATCTGAACCTGATCACGCTCGCCAATCAAACGGCCATCGCCGTGCAGAACGCCCTCCTTTATCAGACGACGCTCGAGGAAAAACGTCGGGCCGAGACTATCCTGCAGGAAGCATTTGCCGGCATCATCGTCCTCGATCGTGACCTGCACGTGCAGACGATGAACCCCAGCGCCGAAGCCATCACCGGCTTTCGGGCCAACGAGATCGCCGGTCGCAGCCTGATCGAGTTCTTCGACCTGCAGATGTGGGACGAAGGCAGCCCGCTCTTTGCCGCCTTGCAAGACCAGAAGGTGGTGCCGCCCGCCGAAACAGCGTTGATCGGCGCCAGGGGCCGCCGCGATGTCCTGATGGGGGTCACCCCCCTGCCCGATGGTTATCTGCTCAATTTCATCGACATCACCCGTATGAAGGAAATCGACCGCTTGAAGTCGAACATCGTCGCCAGCGTCTCGCACGAACTGCGCACGCCCCTCACCAGCATCAAAGGCTACACCGACCTGCTGATGGGCGGCTACGCCGGCGATGACCTTCAGCTCCGCCACCAGTTCCTGACCATCATCGGCGCCGAAACCGACCGGCTGGTTCGCTTCGTCAACGACCTGCTCGACCTGACCCGCCTCGAATCCGGCCGCAGCGCCGGCGATATGGATGATGTCTACCTGGACGAAGTGGTGCGCGAGTCGGTGCGCACCCTTGCCGTCCAGGCTGAGCAATCCCATGTACAAATCCTCACGGTGCTGCCGGACGACTTGCCCGCCGTACACGCCAGCAAGCACCTGATGGCTGGCATGGTCAAGAACCTGATCAGCAATGCCATCAAATTCAGCCCATCCGGCGGACAGGTGAGGGTGACGTTGCAGGAAGCGCCCTCCACCCTGTTGTTCGAGGTTGCCGACGAAGGCATCGGCATCGCACCGGAGGATCTGCCCCACCTTTTCTCCAAATTCTACCGCTCCGAGT